A section of the Ornithinimicrobium sufpigmenti genome encodes:
- a CDS encoding methionine ABC transporter permease, with translation MEREIFGVTVDQLTLAGAQTVYMLGWGMLFGTVIGIGLALTLVLSRRGGLMENHVTYAAVNVTINIVRSIPFIILLVAMMPITRMIVGTSVGSRAALVPLIVYIAPFIARMVEASLLEVSPGVLEAAKAMGASNAQIVRRFLLPEAYSSIVLALTTSVVGLLGATAMAGYGGGGGVGDLALTYGRERFNTPLMVFTVIILIIFVQLMQAAGNYLSRRLRDPR, from the coding sequence GTGGAGCGGGAGATCTTCGGCGTCACCGTCGACCAGCTGACGCTGGCCGGTGCCCAGACCGTCTACATGCTCGGCTGGGGGATGCTCTTCGGCACCGTCATCGGGATCGGGCTGGCTCTGACGCTGGTACTCAGCCGCCGCGGCGGGCTCATGGAGAACCACGTGACGTACGCCGCGGTCAACGTGACGATCAACATCGTGCGCAGCATCCCGTTCATCATCCTGCTCGTCGCGATGATGCCGATCACCCGGATGATCGTCGGTACCAGCGTGGGCAGCCGCGCGGCCCTGGTCCCCCTCATCGTCTACATCGCGCCGTTCATCGCGCGCATGGTCGAGGCCAGCCTGCTCGAGGTCTCCCCCGGCGTGCTGGAGGCGGCCAAGGCGATGGGCGCCAGCAACGCCCAGATCGTGCGCCGCTTCCTCCTGCCTGAGGCCTACAGCTCCATCGTGCTCGCCCTGACGACGAGCGTCGTCGGGCTCCTGGGCGCCACCGCCATGGCCGGGTACGGCGGAGGCGGCGGTGTGGGCGACCTGGCGCTCACCTACGGCCGAGAACGGTTCAACACACCACTCATGGTGTTCACCGTCATCATCCTGATCATTTTCGTCCAGCTGATGCAGGCCGC
- a CDS encoding methionine ABC transporter ATP-binding protein: MITLDGISKRYVTANGTVDALIDASIEVEQGDIYGIIGFSGAGKSTLVRMVNQLEKPDAGAVTVKGLDLTAMSTRQLRRTRRDIGMIFQQFNLLETKTVYHNVAMPLLIQGASRADVDRRVDEVLRIVELEEKRNASIRQLSGGQKQRVGIARALATRPSILLCDEATSALDPKTTESILALLKKINREMGVTIVLITHQMHVIQRICTKVAVMEGGRIVEHGSVIDVFTQPRLPITQEFVRTVVNDQIPGPMLEMVREEARPQELLRLRFVGDTVRQPLLSSLSRIEGLEVNILGATVEEVQESVICLFLVQLIGDDDAIRRAEQLIDDAGILRERIEA, translated from the coding sequence GTGATCACGCTCGACGGCATCTCCAAGCGCTACGTCACCGCGAACGGAACAGTTGACGCCCTCATCGACGCGTCGATCGAGGTCGAGCAGGGCGACATCTACGGCATCATCGGCTTCTCCGGCGCCGGCAAGTCCACCCTGGTCAGGATGGTCAACCAGCTGGAGAAGCCCGACGCTGGCGCCGTCACCGTGAAAGGGCTGGACCTCACAGCGATGTCCACCCGGCAGCTGCGCCGCACGCGGCGCGACATCGGCATGATCTTCCAGCAGTTCAACCTGCTCGAGACCAAGACCGTCTACCACAACGTCGCGATGCCGCTCCTCATCCAGGGTGCGTCCAGAGCGGATGTCGACCGCCGGGTGGACGAGGTCCTGAGGATCGTCGAGCTCGAGGAGAAGCGCAACGCCAGCATCCGGCAGCTCTCGGGCGGGCAGAAGCAGCGCGTCGGCATCGCTCGAGCGCTCGCGACCCGGCCCTCGATCCTGTTGTGCGACGAGGCGACCAGCGCGCTCGACCCCAAGACCACGGAGTCGATCCTTGCGCTGCTGAAGAAGATCAACCGCGAGATGGGGGTGACCATCGTGCTCATCACGCACCAGATGCACGTCATCCAGCGGATCTGCACCAAGGTCGCCGTCATGGAAGGGGGCCGGATCGTCGAGCACGGCAGCGTCATCGACGTGTTCACCCAGCCGCGCCTGCCCATCACGCAGGAGTTCGTCCGGACGGTGGTCAACGACCAGATTCCGGGACCCATGCTGGAGATGGTCCGCGAGGAGGCCCGTCCCCAGGAGCTGCTCCGGCTGCGCTTCGTCGGCGACACCGTCCGCCAGCCACTGCTGTCCTCCCTCAGCCGGATCGAGGGGCTCGAGGTGAACATCCTCGGCGCGACGGTCGAAGAGGTCCAGGAGTCGGTCATCTGCCTGTTCCTCGTCCAGCTCATCGGTGATGACGACGCCATCCGCCGGGCAGAACAGCTCATCGACGACGCGGGAATCCTGCGAGAGAGGATCGAGGCCTAG
- a CDS encoding dihydrofolate reductase family protein, whose protein sequence is MPQRHGPGIGAEIMGSGKFGPPGWQDDPDWQGWWGPEPPFRTPTFVLTHRPRPPVTMAGGTTFHFLDTSPSAALDLARQAADGQDVRIGGGPSLARDFIAAGLVDHIHLVQVPILLGRGVRLWDGLEGLEADYEVEAVSTPSGVTHLTFTRSE, encoded by the coding sequence TTGCCCCAGCGGCACGGTCCCGGGATCGGGGCCGAGATCATGGGCTCGGGCAAGTTCGGCCCGCCGGGCTGGCAGGACGACCCCGACTGGCAGGGCTGGTGGGGTCCGGAGCCGCCCTTCCGCACGCCGACCTTCGTGCTCACCCATCGCCCGCGACCGCCGGTCACGATGGCCGGCGGGACGACGTTCCACTTCCTGGACACCTCGCCCTCCGCCGCGCTCGACCTCGCGCGGCAGGCCGCCGACGGCCAGGACGTGCGCATCGGCGGCGGCCCGAGCCTCGCCCGCGACTTCATCGCGGCCGGGCTGGTCGACCACATCCACCTCGTCCAGGTGCCGATCCTGCTCGGGCGCGGGGTGCGGCTGTGGGACGGGCTGGAGGGTCTCGAGGCGGACTACGAGGTCGAGGCCGTCTCCACGCCCAGCGGGGTCACCCACCTCACGTTCACCCGCAGCGAGTAG
- a CDS encoding HIT family protein, whose product MHEQVTAPDDCVFCGIVAGTVPCAKVTEDETTFAFLDHDPGSDGHLLVVPKRHSADLFEISADDLTATTLAAQRIATAILPVLGAEGVNLFNCSGEAAWQTVFHFHLHVIPRYRDRGKDRLELLFEPGRSADDGAIARRAAVLAAALQPGDPLPAGVGRGT is encoded by the coding sequence GTGCACGAGCAGGTGACCGCCCCCGACGACTGCGTCTTCTGCGGGATCGTCGCCGGGACGGTCCCGTGCGCGAAGGTGACCGAGGACGAGACCACGTTCGCCTTCCTGGACCACGACCCCGGCTCGGACGGGCACCTGCTCGTGGTCCCGAAACGGCACAGCGCCGACCTCTTCGAGATCTCCGCCGACGACCTGACGGCCACCACGCTCGCGGCCCAACGGATCGCCACGGCCATCCTCCCCGTGCTCGGCGCCGAGGGTGTCAACCTCTTCAACTGCAGCGGTGAGGCCGCCTGGCAGACCGTCTTCCACTTCCACCTGCACGTGATACCGCGCTACCGCGATCGCGGCAAGGACCGGCTCGAGCTGCTCTTCGAGCCCGGTCGGTCGGCGGACGACGGGGCCATCGCCCGGCGCGCGGCCGTCCTCGCCGCGGCGCTGCAGCCCGGTGACCCGCTGCCGGCCGGTGTGGGTCGTGGCACCTGA
- a CDS encoding alpha/beta hydrolase, which yields MDLRDLTPPVEDGPFPPLTYLPPITTAQVRGARSLTGLTYGVVRGYRPLVLDLHVPQDAEGPVPVVVWIHGGGWMEGDRRQVPLQWGQQLVFDTIVAAGLAVATVDYRLLLEAPFPACVHDCVAAVRYLRRFADELGLDPDRIGLWGESAGAHLASMVAFLGTHPESRPGLLGSVGVADGRVDSQAAVLFYGAESLDALAGDHDFGPAPFGDDPDLMRAMAPIEHVHHGIPPVLLMHGDQDGIVDAEHSRLLHAALRDTGVDSTLEITPGADHCFLGTPIQPHLDRAVTFLAGHLL from the coding sequence GTGGACCTGCGCGACCTGACCCCGCCCGTCGAGGACGGGCCGTTCCCCCCGCTGACCTACCTGCCGCCGATCACCACGGCACAGGTGCGCGGCGCCCGGTCGCTGACCGGGCTCACCTACGGCGTCGTCCGCGGCTACCGGCCGCTGGTGCTGGACCTGCACGTCCCGCAGGACGCCGAGGGACCGGTGCCGGTCGTCGTCTGGATCCACGGCGGTGGCTGGATGGAGGGTGACCGCCGGCAGGTGCCGCTGCAGTGGGGCCAGCAGCTCGTCTTCGACACCATCGTGGCGGCCGGCCTGGCCGTGGCCACGGTCGACTACCGGCTCCTGCTCGAGGCACCGTTTCCGGCGTGCGTGCACGACTGCGTGGCCGCGGTCCGCTACCTGCGCCGCTTCGCCGACGAGCTCGGCCTCGACCCCGACCGGATCGGCCTGTGGGGCGAGTCCGCCGGCGCCCACCTCGCCTCGATGGTCGCCTTCCTCGGCACCCACCCCGAGTCCCGCCCCGGCCTGCTCGGCTCCGTCGGCGTCGCCGACGGCCGCGTCGACAGCCAGGCCGCCGTGCTCTTCTACGGCGCCGAGAGCCTGGACGCCCTCGCCGGCGACCACGACTTCGGTCCCGCACCCTTCGGCGACGACCCCGACCTGATGCGCGCGATGGCGCCGATCGAGCACGTGCACCACGGCATACCGCCGGTCCTGCTCATGCACGGGGACCAGGACGGCATCGTCGACGCCGAGCACAGCCGGCTGCTGCACGCGGCGCTCCGGGACACCGGGGTGGACAGCACCCTGGAGATCACGCCGGGTGCCGACCACTGCTTCCTCGGCACCCCGATCCAGCCGCACCTGGACCGCGCGGTGACCTTCCTGGCCGGGCACCTGCTCTGA
- a CDS encoding aldo/keto reductase, with protein sequence MHTLRDGTPLPQVGFGTHPLRGEEGIEAIASALQLGYRYLDTATNYENEREVGEALRRSGVARSEVLIASKIPGRAHERDKAVASVEQSLELLGVDYLDVILVHWPNPRRLRYVEAVEALLECRERGLVRHVGTSNYTEGHLREVMAATGEAPVVNQIECHPLFPQEHLVRVHDELGVLTQAWSPLGKRQAQYDAAAVAEAADRHGVTPAQVILRWHLERGVMPLPKSATPERQQANLDLDGFTLGADEVAAISALGRADGRLWGGDPDTHEEM encoded by the coding sequence ATGCACACCCTCCGCGACGGCACCCCGCTCCCCCAGGTCGGCTTCGGCACCCATCCCCTGCGCGGCGAGGAGGGCATCGAGGCGATCGCGTCCGCGCTGCAGCTGGGCTACCGCTACCTCGACACGGCCACCAACTACGAGAACGAGCGGGAGGTCGGCGAGGCGCTGCGCCGCAGCGGCGTGGCCCGCTCCGAGGTGCTGATCGCCAGCAAGATCCCGGGCCGTGCGCACGAGCGGGACAAGGCCGTCGCCAGCGTCGAGCAGTCGCTGGAGCTGCTGGGCGTGGACTACCTCGACGTCATCCTCGTGCACTGGCCCAACCCGCGCCGGTTGCGCTACGTCGAGGCGGTGGAGGCACTCCTGGAGTGCCGCGAGCGCGGGCTGGTGCGCCACGTCGGCACCAGCAACTACACCGAGGGTCATCTGCGCGAGGTGATGGCCGCGACCGGGGAGGCGCCCGTCGTCAACCAGATCGAGTGCCACCCGCTCTTCCCGCAGGAGCACCTGGTCCGGGTGCACGACGAGCTCGGCGTCCTCACCCAGGCGTGGAGCCCGCTGGGCAAGCGGCAGGCGCAGTATGACGCGGCAGCCGTCGCGGAGGCGGCCGACCGGCACGGCGTCACCCCCGCCCAGGTGATCCTGCGCTGGCACCTGGAGCGCGGGGTGATGCCGCTGCCGAAGTCGGCCACGCCCGAACGTCAGCAGGCCAACCTGGACCTGGACGGATTCACGCTCGGCGCGGACGAGGTGGCCGCGATCAGCGCCCTCGGGCGGGCCGACGGGCGACTGTGGGGCGGCGACCCCGACACCCACGAGGAGATGTAG
- a CDS encoding single-stranded DNA-binding protein — protein sequence MGREQVAPANEVQLVGRVSGDPAERELPSGDRVVQLRVVVPRATRRARTGAGAVAEAGADRPRAGDRPRTQVDTIDVVCWTARARAAALRLADGSGVQVAGALRRRFFSTGSGRASRYEVEASSIRRVDLV from the coding sequence ATGGGACGTGAGCAGGTGGCACCGGCCAACGAGGTGCAGCTGGTCGGCAGGGTGAGCGGGGACCCCGCGGAGCGGGAGCTGCCCAGCGGGGACCGGGTGGTGCAGCTGCGGGTGGTGGTCCCCCGGGCCACCCGCAGGGCCCGCACGGGCGCCGGGGCCGTCGCGGAGGCGGGAGCTGACAGACCCCGGGCAGGAGACCGTCCCCGCACGCAGGTCGACACCATCGACGTCGTCTGCTGGACGGCCCGCGCGAGGGCCGCGGCCCTGCGCCTGGCCGACGGCTCCGGGGTGCAGGTCGCCGGGGCGCTGCGCCGCCGCTTCTTCAGCACCGGGTCCGGCAGGGCCTCCCGCTACGAGGTCGAGGCCAGCTCGATCCGGCGCGTCGACCTGGTCTGA
- a CDS encoding YihY/virulence factor BrkB family protein — translation MATPTPDQQPRGTRSRGVQTRDRIRDERRSGRLRERWYDVLDVGRQPRLVRTALRYVVAWGSLGSGGVTFTALLSLTAALTIVVNTSRAFLGDRPELVGGVISVVNSVIPGIIDDGRNDGLIPAEHLIRDGTWGWTTIISAVVIVWTALTMMTGLRRTVRQMFGLGGAPIRFVRGKVIDLWGFFLLALTFLSSSVAVSAMTLLGETVMGWLGLRSAVAGWLLAAGTLLLVAVLDALLVWLIIRVTSKVRVPWPDMRQGMVLGAVGFGLLRLGGTSLVGAISAGPLFSTFAAAATVLLTLNLALRWLLFVAAWTANPPAAHVPVHPDTVHAKEVPNYVTVSAPHTLDWPHHQVTGSLIPEHDPRFERQQRPRAPRRNKVAR, via the coding sequence ATGGCCACGCCTACTCCCGACCAGCAGCCGCGCGGCACGCGAAGTCGCGGGGTGCAGACCAGGGACCGGATCAGGGACGAGCGCCGGTCCGGTCGGCTGCGGGAGCGCTGGTACGACGTGCTCGACGTCGGCCGGCAGCCCCGGCTCGTGCGTACCGCGCTGCGCTACGTCGTCGCGTGGGGCAGCCTCGGCTCGGGCGGGGTGACCTTCACCGCCCTGCTCTCCCTCACCGCGGCGCTGACCATCGTGGTCAACACCTCCCGGGCCTTCCTCGGGGACCGCCCCGAGCTGGTCGGCGGGGTCATCTCCGTGGTCAACTCCGTCATCCCCGGCATCATCGACGACGGCCGCAACGACGGCCTGATCCCTGCCGAGCACCTCATCCGGGACGGCACCTGGGGGTGGACCACGATCATCTCGGCCGTGGTCATCGTGTGGACGGCACTGACCATGATGACGGGTCTGCGCCGGACCGTGCGGCAGATGTTCGGCCTGGGTGGGGCACCGATCCGCTTCGTGCGCGGGAAGGTGATCGACCTGTGGGGCTTCTTCCTGCTGGCCTTGACCTTCCTGTCCTCCTCGGTGGCCGTCTCGGCGATGACCCTGCTCGGGGAGACGGTGATGGGTTGGCTGGGGCTGCGCAGCGCCGTGGCCGGCTGGCTGCTGGCGGCGGGCACCCTGCTGCTGGTCGCGGTGCTCGACGCGCTGCTGGTCTGGCTGATCATCCGGGTCACCAGCAAGGTCCGGGTGCCGTGGCCGGACATGCGCCAGGGCATGGTCCTGGGCGCGGTCGGCTTCGGCCTGCTGCGCCTCGGCGGCACGTCGCTGGTCGGCGCCATCTCGGCCGGACCGTTGTTCTCCACCTTCGCGGCGGCGGCCACCGTGCTGCTCACGCTCAACCTGGCCCTGCGGTGGCTGCTCTTCGTCGCGGCCTGGACGGCCAACCCGCCGGCCGCCCACGTCCCGGTCCACCCTGACACCGTGCACGCGAAGGAGGTGCCGAACTATGTGACGGTGAGTGCCCCGCATACCTTGGACTGGCCCCACCACCAGGTCACCGGCTCGCTCATCCCCGAACACGACCCGCGGTTCGAGCGTCAGCAGCGCCCCCGCGCACCCCGGCGCAATAAGGTGGCCCGATGA
- a CDS encoding D-hexose-6-phosphate mutarotase: protein MSLTPRVHDDGRSRLMAFDHGAHLASWELDGEPMVWLSEAAVLDGSRAVRGGVPICFPWFADGPDGQHSPSHGVVRTATWRPAATQGEELWAWELSHTDVAGAPGAHQIPGPFDLRYAVRLSPAGADRAPALELDLQVHNPGPTAYDVEVALHTYVAVGDVEQVRIDGLDGAHYLDKVTGSRRRQQGPVSLTGETDRVYERSSLIQVHDHARGRTVEVSPRGAAQTVVWNPWAEQAAATSDLGEDSWRQFVCVETAATGGQALTLGAGQTDTLGCSLSIT, encoded by the coding sequence ATGAGCCTGACACCGCGCGTGCACGACGACGGTCGTTCCCGGCTGATGGCCTTCGACCACGGCGCCCACCTGGCCTCCTGGGAGCTCGACGGCGAACCGATGGTCTGGCTGAGCGAGGCCGCGGTGCTGGACGGGAGCAGGGCCGTCCGCGGCGGGGTGCCGATCTGCTTCCCGTGGTTCGCCGACGGCCCGGACGGGCAGCACTCCCCCAGCCACGGCGTGGTGCGCACCGCGACGTGGCGGCCGGCGGCGACGCAGGGCGAGGAGCTGTGGGCCTGGGAGCTGTCGCACACCGACGTCGCCGGCGCACCGGGCGCCCACCAGATCCCGGGCCCCTTCGACCTGCGGTATGCGGTGCGCCTCTCCCCCGCCGGCGCCGACCGCGCCCCCGCCCTCGAGCTGGACCTGCAGGTCCACAACCCGGGTCCCACAGCCTACGACGTCGAGGTGGCGCTGCACACCTACGTCGCGGTGGGCGACGTGGAGCAGGTGCGGATCGACGGGCTCGACGGCGCCCACTACCTGGACAAGGTCACGGGGTCACGCCGGCGCCAGCAGGGCCCGGTGTCGCTGACCGGCGAGACCGACCGCGTCTACGAGCGCAGCAGCCTGATCCAGGTCCATGACCACGCCCGGGGCCGCACCGTCGAGGTCAGCCCGCGGGGCGCGGCCCAGACCGTCGTCTGGAACCCGTGGGCGGAGCAGGCGGCGGCCACCTCCGACCTGGGCGAGGACTCCTGGCGCCAGTTCGTCTGCGTGGAGACCGCTGCGACCGGTGGGCAGGCCCTGACGCTGGGCGCAGGACAGACTGACACCTTGGGCTGCTCGTTGAGCATCACGTGA
- a CDS encoding AI-2E family transporter, producing the protein MSEKSTPSAQEGRRLDEEEIGGREVVPAPVEVRGPGPHPTYDGSGVDRGSLILSGLKGAAAWSWRLLLVVAALAVLLWLVGQVWVGVLPVMMAILISTVLWPLANWLKEHGWPAALAAVTVLVGSLAIVIGVFVAIAPTVIQQGQIVIEQAGEGIQVVLDWSSGPPLNLQNEQVSQYVDQATTWLQEQANLIAGGVISGAMTVGSILVSIVMTLVFTFFILKDGQRFGPWVRRVAGPTAGMHLTEAFARIWKTVGGFFKAQAAVSAVDALFIGLGLLLLGVPMAFVLAVITFFAGFIPIVGAFTAGALAVLVALVSEGFTTAIWVLAIVLLVQQIEGNVLQPLLQSKAMDLHPALILLVVAAGATRFGIVGAFLAVPVTAAFVSVIRYGSEHLDLRTGTVRADELTILTSEGRTAAVMAERTAPVFQLRAKQAFEQAEGERGAASAFVERGTELAVSLRDKLLAPMRRRGDNDQAAEDTVVEGETPFAEPSGLPGDHGGAHLAPPPDVLERHENEVRHYREQAAGGQEPGATWAGEPPASDDAAPPAQDGTEAEDTRDRPEGGDDDRR; encoded by the coding sequence ATGAGCGAGAAGAGCACTCCCAGCGCGCAGGAAGGTAGGCGCCTCGACGAGGAGGAGATCGGCGGCCGCGAGGTCGTGCCGGCCCCGGTCGAGGTCAGGGGACCCGGGCCGCACCCCACGTACGACGGCAGCGGCGTGGACCGGGGCTCGCTGATCCTCTCCGGCCTGAAGGGCGCGGCCGCGTGGTCGTGGCGCCTCCTGCTGGTGGTCGCCGCGCTCGCGGTCCTCCTGTGGCTGGTCGGACAGGTGTGGGTCGGCGTCCTGCCGGTGATGATGGCGATCCTCATCTCCACCGTGCTGTGGCCGCTCGCGAACTGGCTCAAGGAGCACGGCTGGCCCGCCGCCCTGGCAGCCGTCACGGTGCTGGTCGGCTCGCTGGCCATCGTCATCGGCGTCTTCGTCGCCATCGCACCCACGGTCATCCAGCAGGGGCAGATCGTCATCGAGCAGGCTGGCGAGGGCATCCAGGTCGTGCTGGACTGGTCCTCGGGGCCACCGCTGAACCTGCAGAACGAGCAGGTCAGCCAGTATGTCGACCAGGCCACCACCTGGTTGCAGGAGCAGGCCAACCTGATCGCCGGCGGCGTGATCAGCGGCGCGATGACCGTCGGCTCGATCCTGGTGTCGATCGTGATGACGCTGGTCTTCACCTTCTTCATCCTCAAGGACGGTCAGCGCTTCGGCCCCTGGGTGCGCCGGGTCGCCGGTCCCACGGCGGGCATGCACCTGACCGAGGCCTTCGCCCGCATCTGGAAGACCGTCGGCGGCTTCTTCAAGGCGCAGGCCGCGGTGTCGGCGGTCGACGCGCTCTTCATCGGCTTGGGGCTGCTGCTCCTCGGGGTGCCGATGGCCTTCGTGCTGGCGGTGATCACCTTCTTCGCCGGCTTCATCCCCATCGTCGGTGCCTTCACCGCAGGGGCACTGGCGGTCCTGGTGGCCCTCGTCTCCGAGGGCTTCACCACCGCCATCTGGGTGCTGGCGATCGTGCTCCTGGTGCAGCAGATCGAGGGCAACGTGCTCCAGCCCCTGCTCCAGAGCAAGGCGATGGACCTGCACCCGGCCCTCATCCTGCTCGTCGTGGCGGCCGGTGCCACCCGGTTCGGGATCGTCGGCGCGTTCCTGGCCGTTCCGGTGACCGCGGCTTTCGTCAGCGTCATCCGCTACGGCAGCGAGCACCTGGACCTGCGCACCGGCACGGTGCGGGCGGACGAGCTGACGATCCTCACCTCCGAGGGCCGCACCGCCGCGGTGATGGCCGAACGCACCGCCCCCGTCTTCCAGCTGCGGGCCAAGCAGGCCTTCGAGCAGGCCGAGGGCGAGCGGGGCGCGGCCAGCGCCTTCGTCGAGCGCGGCACCGAGCTCGCGGTCTCCCTGCGGGACAAGCTGCTGGCACCCATGAGACGGCGGGGGGACAACGACCAAGCGGCCGAGGACACGGTCGTGGAGGGCGAGACGCCGTTCGCCGAGCCGAGTGGCCTCCCCGGGGACCATGGCGGCGCCCACCTGGCCCCGCCCCCGGACGTCCTGGAGCGGCACGAGAACGAGGTGCGTCACTACCGCGAGCAGGCAGCGGGCGGCCAGGAGCCGGGTGCGACATGGGCAGGCGAGCCGCCGGCGTCTGACGACGCCGCCCCACCTGCGCAGGACGGGACCGAGGCTGAGGACACGAGGGACCGGCCCGAGGGCGGGGACGACGACCGGCGATAG
- a CDS encoding CsbD family protein: protein MGLGDKISNAAQDAKGKAKEGAGKAMDNEQMEAEGKVDQASSSAKQAGENVKDGFKDATR from the coding sequence ATGGGACTCGGTGACAAGATCTCCAACGCCGCCCAGGACGCCAAGGGCAAGGCCAAGGAGGGCGCCGGCAAGGCGATGGACAACGAGCAGATGGAAGCCGAAGGCAAGGTGGACCAGGCTTCGTCCAGCGCCAAGCAGGCCGGCGAGAACGTGAAGGATGGCTTCAAGGACGCCACCCGCTGA
- a CDS encoding RNA polymerase-binding protein RbpA: MAERSLRGTNLSWLSFESDEGVTFSERSISRYICPDGHVSELPFSVEADVPPLWECRCGLDAKLEGGPEPELKAGKPQRTHWDMLLERRSIPELEELLEERLGLLREMRGEKPTRRRSA; the protein is encoded by the coding sequence ATGGCAGAGAGGTCCCTGCGCGGCACCAACCTGAGCTGGCTGTCCTTCGAGAGCGACGAGGGCGTCACCTTCAGCGAGCGGTCCATCAGCCGCTACATCTGCCCGGACGGGCATGTCAGTGAGCTGCCGTTCTCCGTCGAGGCCGACGTCCCGCCGTTGTGGGAGTGCCGCTGCGGGCTGGACGCGAAGCTCGAGGGCGGTCCCGAGCCCGAGCTGAAGGCCGGTAAGCCCCAGCGCACCCACTGGGACATGCTGCTGGAGCGCCGCTCCATCCCCGAGCTGGAGGAGCTGCTCGAGGAGCGTCTGGGCCTGCTGCGCGAGATGCGCGGCGAGAAGCCCACCCGCCGACGCAGCGCCTGA
- a CDS encoding FxsA family protein — translation MSTPGPTPRRRGGLLRWLLLGLVLLPFAEVAALVAVGQAIGFWWTLGLLVTLTVVGVLLVRHETSRTYRALQDTLNSGKMPADEMTDAILVMIGGFLLILPGFVSDVLGLLLVLPFTRPLARKLLQAFVASRAVAVVGTAGPPPAGGGVRRSSGRGQVIEGEVVSEQPPPGAPESDGPHQLDR, via the coding sequence ATGAGCACCCCCGGACCGACGCCGCGCCGACGCGGTGGCCTGCTGCGATGGCTGCTCCTGGGCCTGGTGCTCCTGCCGTTCGCCGAGGTCGCCGCGCTGGTCGCGGTCGGACAGGCGATCGGCTTCTGGTGGACCCTCGGCCTGCTGGTAACGCTGACCGTGGTGGGCGTCCTCCTGGTCCGGCACGAGACGTCCCGCACCTACCGGGCGCTGCAGGACACGCTCAACTCCGGCAAGATGCCGGCCGACGAGATGACTGACGCCATCCTGGTGATGATCGGTGGCTTCCTGCTGATTCTGCCCGGCTTCGTCAGCGACGTCCTGGGTCTGCTGCTCGTCCTGCCCTTCACCCGCCCGCTCGCCCGGAAGCTGCTGCAAGCCTTCGTCGCCAGCCGGGCCGTCGCGGTCGTCGGCACCGCCGGCCCGCCACCGGCAGGTGGGGGAGTCCGCCGCAGCTCCGGCCGCGGCCAGGTGATCGAGGGCGAGGTGGTCTCCGAGCAGCCGCCGCCCGGCGCGCCCGAGTCCGACGGGCCGCACCAGCTCGACCGCTGA
- a CDS encoding polyprenol monophosphomannose synthase — MTSPDPARASLGRVCICVPTYNERTTLPKIVTRIRSAVPEADVLVLDDNSPDGTGEIADGLAARDPQVHVLHRPGKQGLGPAYLAGFAWAQERGYDAVVEIDADGSHQPEQLPDLLQAAELTGADLVIGSRWVPGGSVHNWPAHRRLLSVGANTYARLALGIPVRDSTAGFRVYRLAALRRMNTSAVASQGYCFQIDLTVRALEEGLHVVEVPIAFVEREEGTSKMSDSIVREAVVRVGVWGARRRARQVRRLVGEQRAAWDRSRWQTLRGDEHP; from the coding sequence ATGACCTCCCCGGACCCTGCGCGTGCCTCCCTGGGCCGCGTCTGCATCTGCGTGCCGACCTACAACGAGCGGACCACGCTGCCGAAGATCGTGACGCGGATCCGCAGCGCCGTGCCGGAGGCGGACGTGCTGGTGCTGGACGACAACAGCCCGGACGGCACCGGCGAGATCGCGGACGGGCTCGCGGCGCGGGACCCGCAGGTGCACGTCCTGCACCGGCCCGGCAAGCAGGGCCTGGGCCCGGCCTACCTGGCCGGCTTCGCCTGGGCGCAGGAGCGGGGGTATGACGCGGTGGTGGAGATCGACGCGGACGGGTCGCACCAGCCCGAGCAGCTGCCGGACCTGCTCCAGGCCGCAGAGCTCACCGGGGCCGACCTGGTGATCGGCTCGCGCTGGGTCCCGGGCGGCTCGGTGCACAACTGGCCGGCCCACCGCCGCCTGCTGTCGGTGGGAGCCAACACCTACGCCCGTCTCGCGCTGGGGATCCCGGTGCGGGACTCGACGGCCGGCTTCCGGGTCTACCGGCTGGCCGCGTTGCGGCGGATGAACACCAGCGCCGTCGCCTCCCAGGGGTACTGCTTCCAGATCGACCTCACCGTGCGGGCCCTCGAGGAGGGGCTGCACGTGGTGGAGGTGCCGATCGCCTTCGTCGAGCGCGAGGAAGGCACGTCGAAGATGAGCGACTCCATCGTGCGCGAGGCGGTGGTGCGCGTCGGGGTATGGGGTGCCCGCCGGCGCGCCCGTCAGGTGCGCAGGCTGGTCGGGGAACAGCGGGCCGCCTGGGATCGTTCCCGCTGGCAGACCCTCAGAGGAGACGAGCACCCATGA